The genomic window tctgaaatactcagaccagcccttctggcaccaacaaccatgccacgttcaaaggcactcaaatcacctttcttccccatactgatgctcggtttgaactgcaggagattgtcttgaccatgtctacatgcctaaatgcactgagttgccgccatgtgattggctgattagaaattaagtggtaacgtgcagttggacaggtgtacctaataaagtggccggtgagtgtgtgtatgtgtatataatatatatatatatgtggatcTGGCTTCAATCAAAACTATTTGTAAGTTGGATGATGATTATTAATatgtatggcaaaaaaaaaaagtgtggtctGCAGTTTAGTAGCTACACAGTAAGGGTTAAATGACAGCTATTTAAGAGTTAATAGTATAGAGGTATTAGATATTATTTTACCATTTCTTCATGTATTGGCTAGGGCTAATATTCATTAGAAAAGACATCAGGGGAGGTCCATAATCGCTAGCGCTGCATAAAACTGCATTAGAGATATGTAAATGTGGTGGGACAGGGCTTGTGCAGGCCTGCAGTTCCCGACAGTCATCTGGAACAGCAGAAGGGCGTTACTGCTGCCATTCATGATACAAAAAactttaataatgttatattaaaaactatgaaaaatgtaaagaaaaattattttatttgccAGAATACCCCCTTTAACCCATGTTTGTCACCAAGCTTCTGTTGGGCTGTGTTGACGTCTTAAGAATCCTTTGCCCCTTTATCCCAATGATGATGAAATGTTATGGTATGTATTGCAGGCAAGAAAACAGCAGAGGGAACACAGGCTGGAGTATCTCCATGGAGCAATGTACACCTGACCATTGTCAATCCTACTTATCCGACGCGTCTTATACATGACTGGATCCTCTGGAACAGACACATCAGGTCCCCAGGCTGCTGCACTCATTGGAGATCACAAATGTGGTTCAGTCTGAGGCCAGAAATGGGCACATCATACCTTTTTATCTTGTCGgtcatgtgaatttttttttttacgtattttTATTTCCAAAATCACAAATTCCACATCacagagaattgtaatttacagAATAAAAAGGCTTTTATATAAACTGAAATCAGGATGGTAAATAACCTCATCGTACTGCCTAGACATGGCTACCTTAaatgagggtagcataaactagtgacagaaatcctgaacagatcagtgtattactgacATTATTCTTTTtagcagttctcctaatatgcagaataggattcttgccacatcccctccctccagctgctgattgacaggtgacttccTATACatggcatggatagataactgccaataaacagctggtgggcagagtttgctggtgctcacaaatatccaggactactgatcacacctataatggagaggactacttattttcCACGTTACTCAGGAGGATATCTcaggatcagctgcacaggacaatgtaagtgatacatcattctgttcaatttctctgtaactagtttatgctaccctgagataggacaccataaacttactgacagtctctttcaCTGAAGAAGCAACAAGATGAGCAGATGGAGTTCTTTGATCACTTGTACTCGACCTAGTTATATTATGATGCAAATGTTTACCGGactgttaacccctagacgacttaggacgtaccggcacgtcctggaagtctgtgcccagacgaccctggacatactgtaccggtacgtcctgagctatgaagcgcgcttcatagcaggtggaggCCGGCTGCCggcacctcactgttaatgacgcgctgcagcgtgccattaactccttaaacgccgcacggtttaagtgtaagtgacagggggagtccccatgtcacttaccgatcgggacccccgcagtgttactgcaggggtcccgatcgttaaaacggaccgccggaggtctctcgccTGCGTGCGGTCCAAtgggcgctctggtcactgagcctgcacaggcaggctcaatgagcagagtgccgctaacactgatcaatgctatgcctatggcatagcaatgatcagtgtgcataatcaaagttatgtatgtacaagtcccccaaagggacttaaaatgtataaaaaagaaagttaaaatcactaacacactaccccaaaacccctcccccaataagtttaaatcacccccccccccgttcccattatataaataaaacatataaaaaaaaataaaaaataaacataatataccatagcgtgcgtaattgtccgatctattaaaatataacaagcgtcattgtgatcggtgaacggcgtacacgaaaagagggaaaaaagtgcgcggattaccgattttatgttacaatatatatatatatatatatatatatatatataaaattgatcaaaacgtccgatgttcacaaatatggtattaataactagagatcatggcggaaaaaatgactccccatacagccccgtaggtgaaagaataaaaccgttataagcatcacaataggcccattttattaattgccaaaaaaggatttaataaaaaaaatatatataacattagagaatctgtgtaacctgcatatggttgtgttcggactgacctatagagtaatagtatcatgtcacttttaccatatagtgcattacgtagacacaggaaccccccaaaccttacccTATTGcaatcttttttacaatttcacctatttatatcttcataaataatatatttgggattccgtcatacatgttatggtaaaatgaaagacgtcattacaaagtacaactattcctgtaacaaataagccattacatggccttgtacatagaaaactgaaagtgctggagctcttagaaggggaggagggaaaaacgaaagcacaaagatcaaaatttgcacggtccactgggtcattttgggcttggtcctcaaagggttaatggcagATTCTGGTGATCATGAACATTTGTGCATGTAGAAATAGGCATACATTGCAAGTACTTTAATTTTTCTAAAAATAATATAGGCAAGGTTGTATATGACCTTCTTATTTGCGTATAGAAAGCATGACCTTTGTCCTGAAACCCTGAGTCATTGGAAGGATCTGTTACACACTACTGACCAGCCAGCTGCCCCCACCGCTCTAATGTTGATTGGGGAACATAATATTCTCAGTCCTACTTATCACAGCAGTGATACTCGTGACATGGATGAGCATATGCTTCCCCCTTTAGCGTCTGGGTTTAGAGGAGTTGTCACGATAGAGACCACTGAGGAGCTAGCCCAGAGCCAACAAGCCGTGTGCTATTCCATCAGGCCATGGAGCTGATTCTTGTATTGCatatgatttatttattcttGGGGATTCTATCAATCTGAAACAAGTTGATCACCTTTATACACTAGTAAGATGTAACTATACAATACAGCTAAATTCTTGGTTAGTAATAATCTGTTAGGAAGTTTGGGTTATCTTGTGCCACCACCTGTCAGGGCATATAGATAGTATGAGGGGTTTCTCCCCACTTGATactcccctccacacacacagagcGTGAGCAGTTTACTACAGCTGTCTGTAGGACTGTCAGGAGTTGGGGCCAGTTCACatagagcaaaagtggcggaatgctGTCTacatcagtgtcccacagtgtctctatgggagggctcatacACCTCCCCTTCcatcgctctctgctcaaagaattgacatggcacgcgagccctcccattgacacactgaggcaggtgggattgctctgtgtgaacaggcccttaaaggggttatccagtgctacaaaaacatggccactttctttcagagacaacaccaccagttcaggtgcagtttgcatttaagctccattcacttcaatggaacggagcagcaaaaccctgcccaagctggagacaacagtggtgctgtctctggaagaaagtggctatgtttttgtagtgctggataacctctttaaaggggttatccaggcttagaaaaacatgaccgcttTCATCCAAaaccagcacctctcctgtcctcagtttgggtgcggggtTTTGTAGCTCTGTTCCATTatagtgaattgtaataccacacacaacctgaggacaggtgtggtgctattttttttttttttggaagaaagcatccatgtttttctaatcctggataacctttaACTTAGAATCTAGCTGATTTGAAGAGTTCtattgttcgctcatctctagacaccaATTATTCTTGTATAGTATCAGGAATAATACGCTGGAGAACAGTTGATAAAATTCCACctttattaacaataaaaaagCTATCCTGTAACACACAAGGCCCCCAGCCTCTGTTAGAGCAGCATGTAGAACAGTGTGGATCCCCTGGGATAGCAGAGAAAACAGGAATCCTGGCTCTGCTGTGCTCAGGACAAGGTTTCCTGTATGTGTTAAGTGGCAGTGAGGAAGTTTGTAACAGTTCAGACAGGAAGGGCTCTTCCCACCCGGCtgaagcagcagtagtcactCTCCAGGAAAAGAAGTCCTTTCTGAACAAAGCCGTACACAAAAAAGTTTTAAGGCTTGTGGATACGCGACCTTGAAGTGGATGACGTAACAGAACATTGCCTCTGCCCTGGTTAGTTTTTTGCattgtgacacctagtggctaatCTGGTGTACTGCttcttgttttttctttattGCCAAATACTGAACTTATGAAGGACGTGGAGTTACCCTGGATAAACATTTATACCATGTAACATATAAAACTAAAAGTTCTCATgtcctacatatatatatttatataaaaaaaagtgttaggaAAATATGGAAATTGTGAGGTATCGATATTTGCATCAGTTCTACCAAGGGTCTGCGAAGCAACGCAACACTTACAGCAATATTGACCTGCATACAAACACGTGGCAACCATAACTATCACCTAGTTTATCTGTTTTCTGTGCTGATTTACTGAATATAGGGTCCTTCAGACGCTATGTTCTATGTGGAATGCTACGTTTCTATCACCATCATTGGAATAATGCCCCATTCACACATTGTGCTGTATGGAGCTGGTATACATTGAgatacaggcaaaaaaaaaagtatggcgaCATATACCACAGCACACCCAATGAGTTTAACGGACCAAACATAGTCTACTAGTGGCTTGTTCTGTTCATTTCCCAAGCTTATACTATTAGTTATTGGGACCTGTTACTTTAAAAAGAACTCTTGACATGTCAAGTGTCTTGATCGACCAGGACCCCAGTGAAACAAAAGAATGAGAAGGGAGAGAAGTGCACAGCTGAACACTTCACTCTTTGCATGACAGgcggtcccatagacttacattcgGAGGGCGTCTATGGGAATCTAATGAATGGTCAGGGTCTAAAcacgactgatcaaaacttgtcACATTTGAAAGGTATGTTTTATTTAAAGTGCCATTGCCCATTTAAAAGAATAGTCTACTGTGCTTTTGAATCCTGCAAAAATAAAGTATCTGTTTGGGCTATGGAGTGAACTGGAAGACCATGTTTAGTCCATTAAAGCAAATGGGCTAGCAGAGTATGCCGAcatgtgaacgagccctaacactGTTACTCAGGATTGCATCCATCCAGGCATTCAGCATGGCACAATGGTATGTTCTCTCTCATTGAATATAATATAAGCCCTCTAGTGTTACACAAAACCTATGTCATATATGAGGAGAGCTGGCACCCCCTCTTAGGTGCTTAATGCTGTTATAGTAAATACTTGCATTCCTATAAAATAACGTGTCTGGAATACATTGCCCCTCCTAGAAATATTTGAATaaactgacaactgggtgttactatgCACCTTGTCAAAGGATTTAGTTTCTACACAATTACATTGTTCAATCAAAGCTAATACTATCAGTCTGTCTAGGGACACACCCTACTGACAAGGGAATAGTAATAACTAGGTATGAGCGAATTTACACTAGTAGTGAAAGTGCTTTGCTAGGCTTGGCGGTCAGattgtcagctggctgcctttgaactctgtgccgctccactccgggtgcccggaaaagctggatccagttctaggAAACGTctaatttcccaggactggatccagcttttccaggcacctgaaaaggagcagcacagagtttaaaggcagccagctgacaatCTGACTGCCAAGCCTAGTGAAGCGCTTCACTACTACTCATCTAAATTCGCAAATCCCTAGTAATCACCAATTGTCCAGTGAAAGATGTTCCAGCATTGTTTTTAAATGAGTAATTCAATGATTTACTAAAACGGACTTGTAGACAAGGGCTGACTgatctgatttaaaggggtagtcccatgAAATGATGCAGTCTCTAGCACCTGACCTATGAAGAGAGGGCTGTAGTATTGATTCAGCACTGTGGCCTCTACCTGCGGCTCCTTTCTTGCACCATAATGCTCCTGGTCACCAAAGTGCAGGGGAACTGCAGTACAGCTCTATTCACATACCTGGGGCCAGCAGATCCTAGTTGCTGGGAGCCATACTGAGTAGGGAAAAACAGTGCGGAATCAGTGTTGTGGCCCTTTCTTTCTCAAGGGTCCCAGAGGTTGCACCTTCCGTAAAGTGATGTCAAATCCATAGGGTCTGTTTTTACAgtttatgggaattgcagaaaaagTTAAACAATCATTGACTGATTCCTCACATTGCTAACTGAGGCTACATTGACAAGAGGACGGATCAGTGGATTCACGCCgcaaatttgcagtgaaatccgctgcaaattccTTAATtgtcactttcaataggattacatactcgcagcagcattgtcatccccagcagcccccttaaccctttgcgGCCCAGTGCATACACTATTGAGTCCACACTTCTGGGGCTCCCGAAGCAAGCCGAAGtgcggacccggtaatgtatgcatCAGGCCACGGGGGGGTTAAAGGAGGCTGCCAGGGATGACAATTTCGCTGCGCGTATGGAATTTGATTGAGAGTTAAGGGATTTACAGCGGATTTTGCTACGAATTTGCAGGGTgacatccgctgcggatccatcctctgtgaatctagccttacagAACAATTGACATGGGGCCCCCATTTTCAAAACTAGTAAAAGTCCTGCACCTATCAGACAAGAGTATGTCTCtgtcattaggaaaaaaaaaaaaatttgacttgtTGGTTGGGGTCAGACTCCCCAGTAATCTCTAAAACAAGCCAAGAGAAGCGTATGGTTATGCACTTCACTCCTTGACTCCATAGAGGTATAATGGAGCATTCCTCCTGGAGTGACGGACATAACAGTGTGCTTCTCTAGTTTGTTGACTCAGAATATTTTATGTCTTTGTGACACGTCAAAGGGTTTTTTGTGATGACGAGGATGCTTAAAAgtctgtggaatacccctttaaagaagcagggCACTTAAAAAGGACAAACACAAATTAGGCATAAAGGGTTTATCTGGTAGGCACTAAATAACTCACTACACCGCCTACCCTAAAATTAGCATTCAGGAATCTGTCCTTGATAAAGTgcataaaggggttattcaggcttacaaaaacatggctgctttcttccaaaatcagcgcctctcctgtccccagtttgggtgtgattatgcagctcagttccattaaagtgaatgacactgaactgcaataccacctgGTGACagaggtggagctgtttttgaagttttgtaatcctggataacccctttaagggtatgtgagCATCTTCCAATACCCCATGTCCTGTAACAGTCACACTCCTAACGTGAAAGCTGCTATTTCCTGAACTAGGTCAATGTACATGAGACGGCAATGTATAAATGGAATCGGTAATCCCTTGTGTATCACAATACTTGAGGTTAGCAGTTTCCAGATGTTTTAAGCAATGGCTGTCCTTTAAAATACTCTCGCACATAAaagaaatggaaaaataaaagaaatatgtgaatatatttataaaaaaaagtccccaaaagtGTTAAATGTGAAAATGTACATGAAAAAAGGTGAGACTTTGTGAATACTCTTGTTTTACACAAACCCATTTGCTGCCAGTCAAGACTATCTTAGGCCTATCCGGCTGTAAAAGAGTTAAAATTGGCTTACATTTCttcatagatatatagataatatttGGTaaaaacagggggaaaaaaaaaaagttttaaaaataatCCTGAGTGTTGGGACTGGTGGGTCATCGGCCCATTACCACATGGTTCTTAAATCATGGCAATCCGCTCAGGATTACAGTTGAGGTGGGTGGATGTGCTGCTGCTTCCCGGTGACTTACAACTCCGAGCGGCCGAGCTCTGTAGAGCCGCCATAATTGTATCCGTGGAGACTGAACCAAACTCATAAGCAAAGGTTCCATAGAAGACCAATATGTCCAGGACGAAGATCCACTCGCAGATTGCAGCCAGATGCTGAAGGAGGAAGCTttcatggatgaaaaaaacgccaCCTGGATAGAAGGTTAAGGGAAATATACACCACAACTTGTTCCTAAGCTCCCACAGCCAAAAATGTTAACCTGTCACAATTttcttttaaagaaatcaacaggggttgtgatcacaagcagttttgcaatatactccctttaaaggagaagtccgtccggATAGTGAGGAGTGGCGCggagcggcggggagtcagcggcgcgatagttagtttgaagccgggaggaggagggggagcggaagaggagggggcatgaaaagcagcccctgtgtgagtggcggcggcacaggcggtgatagggatagcacaggtactactcccccattatctgcaaataatgggggagtagtactttgtatatgtgcccaacACAGAGCATggagggaggtagatggcacctctctccctccctgctcggtgccctgcaaatgtattcattgaatacatttatgggatactttggggaacaaggacacttgctccccaaagtattccataaatgtattcatgaagtcacaaaagtacagtacataacattacattcacatacactgtaattcctatagagggtccagcaggggcgcactatatatagaagtcaatggtactcattgacttctatatagagagcgccccctgctggacattccataggaattacaccattcgtcgtgacgtcactggatctgagagaattcaaacacttcctgatacactaaattaagggaaatagcagtatatgagcatttcccataattaatgtacattagaaaattgtataactttccataagtaataacatataaaaaaataattttggccggacttctcctttaaagcaacaTTATAcacatggccactaggtgtctcccttcctgtcaaactgcagtccatgctccctctgtgctgatatttggcACAGAGgcttttggtgctgtgtgacaggagagctgaccatataaTGCGAGCATCCTCAGGATTCTCTGCTTCTGAGTGTGAATGTGCACCAGCTGTATACATGTCTTGCTCTGTGTGCCACGTCTGTGAgcgtgcaaaggactgggacctcctgtgtttggtctctgttTCTGAACAGAGGAAAGACCAAATATCATCATGGAGGAAGCATGGATCGCAGTTTAACAGAAAGGGAGACACCTGGTGGCcacatgtataatgttgatttaaacagaaaacgtaaaaacaaataaagtatatagcaaaactgcttgtgatcacaacccctgttggttttgaaaaaataaaataagttcaCAATAGTGTCTCTAGGCCATCTTCACAGACAGCAAGAACAGCGGCCGTtgtgtgacatggctgtgtcaaacaacggccacggCCACTGTCTTGCATTACCTTATCTTAACTGGAATGCatgcacattcgggtgtgcctccGCTCCAACTTGCCAtagcccacaatgtaaagtatggccgggagcCGAACTTTGACTACAGACTAtcttacagtatgtgaacatggccttaaagggtaaCCCAATTGGTTTTAGATGGGAAACTCTAGGTTCTACCAAAggaattacttaaaaaaaaaaacaaaaaaaaaaaacaacacttggCCAAATTGTTTTCACTACACCAGTACCCCCTGCTGTTtatagtgtaagggccctattacacgggacgagtATCGTGCGAAAAACCATTatattgttcgaatctaaacgataatcgttctgtgtaattgcaggcaatgatcgaaaaattgtttgtgtgtctttgatcgttgatttagatctgaccctaaaatcattgttaatcgttcgctgtaattccacattcgttcgctcaagttccgcatttgttcactaatcgttcagtgtaatagcacattgttcattgttttgctgggatcagaaggagtaaacgatcattgtaatgatcgcaataacgattgtagcaacgatcataactaacgaccatcgttccgtgtaatattgTGAACGATTTTacggttaacaataaacaatctcgtttgccatcgtttatcattagtcgttaaaaatcgctttgtctcaTAGGACCCTAGCACATATACCATTTTAGTAGGAAGAACTGCATCCCTGCTATTGTGGTATGCAGTACAAGCAGGGGCTATTACCTGTGTTCTGTGGGTGTAAGGGTCTGTAGAGGGAATGATACAGCATTTGTGGGGCTTGTAGTACACTGGTGTCTCAAGTGTCTCCCAGACATGTCAAAGTTTCTGACTGATCGAGTCGCTGGACATTTTGTACGTAAAGGATACTCAGGACAAGGGATATTAAGGCCACAGCGGTCAGGAATACACGCATATGTCCTACCCAGTAGTCTAGAACACTAGCAGCCAGATGGTAGGTGAGGATGCAGTGGAGACACACAAACAACAGCCCGGCTGGGAACGCCACTCCTGCGCCAATATAATGCAGAGACTTGGCGTAATCCACCTGCCAAGAATAAACTATTTAGTGCAAACTACATAGTACAAACCGACCCACATCAGAAAGCCGCGTCACAGGCCGCACAAGCTGTTCACCTTAAATTTACTTGCCATTTCTCGCCACCTTAGTGAATTTCACTAACAGGACTAATGGGTATAGTGAGGCATTTGGGTATAGAGAGGCAAGCTGGTGACTACCCCATAAAAACACTGTGGTTGTTCGGAAGTATATCCCCCTAGCAACCTGTCTGACATGATTCAAAGCTAGTATGTCATCAGAGTTGGTGCACATTATGCCGTCAGCGATATTACGTTTACTAAATTTAGGTGAAGAACTTATTGAAGATGGCAAAAAGTAGCAGCAgacaagcagaaaaaaaaaaagctactagAAAGTGGAACTCAATACTGTACGTGATCACTAATGCAAGCAAACACAAAGCTGTATAGACTAGTGGCAGCTTACCTGGAAGTTTCCAACCATGACTAGTCCTGCCGCGTTGGTGCAGCCGGAGATCAGAGCAACAGTGTTCAGCCAGGAGTTGTGGCTGAGCTCGATAACCTGACTGTATCTCAGCAAACAGATCATCACCACTGAGAAAGAGGAGAgtcagggaggagggaaggacagAGGACGCGGGGCTGAGGGGGGGCACGGGACAAATGGAGAGGAACACGCTGAGGTAGAAAGATGGCAATGGCATCGGAGGGGGTGGAGGTGATAAGTGTAGGACAGACAGGGGAACTGATGTCAGTGAGGGTGGATAGGAAGGACATTGGTGGCAAAAGTGGACACAGTGAAGATACATGAGGTTTCTTGGGGAAAACTCACCCATAAAAGCCCCGACATTCCCGATCAGACTGAAGAGACAGCTCTCAGGTGGGTATGTCCCACACTTACTGGATGGAGAAAGAACGGACTGTCAAACCAAGAACAAGGTGTATATGGAGAAGATGCAGCAATACGAGTAGGAAATGACCTGATAAGGGGAACATCATCCAGCGTACAGCACGTCTTGGGTGTCCCCTGCTTAGCATTGTCATCGGAACACGTCACGTTGTACGTCCTGCGGAAAGGGTTCATATACTTCATTACAGGAAACATTgctctatatcaggggtagggaaccttggctctccagctgttgcaaaactacaactcccatcatacctggacagccaaagctttgaaacagctgaagagccaagattccctaccccggatagatatatatatatttactaaagCAAATCTGGGCACTAACTGAGCTCCTACTCATGAAAATATAAAGTCAAgcaagatttttttaaaggggttatccaacgctacaaaaacatggccactttctttcagagacagcaacgctcgtctccagttcaggtgcggtttgcaattaagctccattcacttcaatggagcagagttgcaaaacctacacccaaacaggagacaagattgatgctgtttctgaaagtaagtggccatgtttttgtagcactggataacccctttaagcataaaatCACAATCCGGTAAGACTTTTCATACAGAACTAAACATTTTCCAGTTCCCTTCTCCTCTTTGTACCGCTAGCCGACCATAGACCTGGTGTACACTCATCCTCATATCACCAGAGGGAAGTTCCATCTCCCAATGAAAgtgaaaggagttatccagcgctacaaaaacatggcctcttttccccctctcttgtctccagattgggtggggtttgcgactccaaagtaaatgaagcttaattgcaaaccgcacctgaactggtgaCGAGagcgggaaaagtggccatgtttttgtagcgctggatattgCTTTGGTGCATCTGTACCCTAAGCTATTAAATATACAATAGAAGAAAAGTGGTGAGAGCGTGTTTTATACCAGTTCTCCACAGGACACACGTGATGGTTCATGACAGCCATTGCGTACCTGGAGGAAACAAGAAAAAGGACACTGTGACTAGAATCCTTTCACCATTTCCTGGTATA from Dendropsophus ebraccatus isolate aDenEbr1 chromosome 1, aDenEbr1.pat, whole genome shotgun sequence includes these protein-coding regions:
- the TMEM150A gene encoding transmembrane protein 150A — translated: MTGWIVLPISLSAFSIPGIWIVYAMAVMNHHVCPVENWTYNVTCSDDNAKQGTPKTCCTLDDVPLISKCGTYPPESCLFSLIGNVGAFMVVMICLLRYSQVIELSHNSWLNTVALISGCTNAAGLVMVGNFQVDYAKSLHYIGAGVAFPAGLLFVCLHCILTYHLAASVLDYWVGHMRVFLTAVALISLVLSGVFFIHESFLLQHLAAICEWIFVLDILVFYGTFAYEFGSVSTDTIMAALQSSAARSCKSPGSSSTSTHLNCNPERIAMI